From the Argentina anserina chromosome 3, drPotAnse1.1, whole genome shotgun sequence genome, the window CAGCGATAGTCCcttaaatctattccaatacggcaGGTAATCTTATTCTATGATAaattttccccaaataaccaGTCCACGAGCCTGAATAGTttagataataccggagtattattttaggcccaaacatgCTGAAACGTGGATGTCACGTTCAAGTTGGACTAGATCATTTGCATTAATCCTCAGTAAAcattggttttgattcaaCAATATAATTATCCAAAATGGTAAAATTTTCGCAATAAATAGTCTGAGTTGCATGGGAAGCTAGCGAGGTTAAGTCAACTTGGAACCAACAATAGAATAGACTGAATGCTTCTTGTATATTGGATGATAAATTCTTACACTGAAATGTTCTATATATAAGCTAACAAGAGTACAGTTAACCTATATTTGTATATTCCTACCACAAATCACTCCCTAATTGGCTCCCCTTGAATCACGCTCTAATTGGCTTCATTACTcacgctaacactccccctcaagttgacgcatacacatcaaccatgcacaacttgctaagtgagtcataaaaggccttcttagacactcattttataagcatatcggcaagttgctcttctatatgaacaaaatgaaaactaatgatcttagcGTTTAGCTTCTCCtgtataaagtgacgatcaacctccacatgttttgtacgatcatgttgcacatgattctgtgaaatatcaatagttgcattgttgtcacagtacagctgcatagcacacttaggcttaatacccaaatcttgtagcaaatttctaaggcataacaattcgcacactccatgAGCCATACCCATATCCTCTGCTTcaacactagatcgagctaccacgttttgtttcttactcttccacttaacaagattacccccaacaaaggtaaagtaccatGATGTGGATCTCTGATCTGTGATATTTCAAGCCgaatctgcatctgtgaagccacaaacctcaaggatattattttgattagaaaacattactcatctccatgaagctgacttcaagtacctcaaaatccttacaacagcatccatatggtccacactgggattatgcatgaactgactcattacacttactgcatacgcaacatctggtctggtatgtgattaATAAATCAAGCATctaactagcctctgataacgagttttttcagtaggcacttgatctggatactctgttaaccgatggttctgctcaataggagtatcaatgggagtgtaatccaacatacatgtctatgttagtagatcaatgatgtacttcctctgacacagatagataccatcacttcctcgggctacctcaatgcccaagaagtaattgagtgtacctaggtcctttaTCTGAAACTATGTGGCTAGCTATtatgtaatctatccacctcaacagtattaTTCTCAGTAActatcatatcatcaacatatataattagggatgttaccttcccttgttgatgtctgagaaataatgtgtggtctgaattactctgtttgtagccaactttcctcatgaattgtgagaatcttccaaaccaagcacaaggtgactgtttaagaccatacaaagattttctcaatctgcaaacaaagttacttggagaagcggccacatatccaggcggaagatccatgtatacttcctttgtaagttctccatgaaggaatgcattcttaacagcAAGCTGTCTAAGTGACcagtttaagctagcagcaaaagagagcaatactcGAAtaatgtttatctttgcaacaggtgcaaatgtctcatcatagtctatgccatattgatatagcgttaattaaaacatctataataaaccatgtaaaacatcatcgttaatatagaataagcagggatcgttcagtccgggaaattaaagggaactctaaacttatagtgttaacaaataatgggagGTTTGAGCTTGAATATTaaatactaaaataaaacttaaattactatttacataatcgacttctctttaacaaacttaaaccaaatttaccattacactacataattacaagttcgaacctatcatgcatattaattcgaccaattacatattttttagacaccaatataaTTATagtcttaggggatcatctaatcatgcaacatttcatttaacatttagattgacttagggtctaatctaaatttgcatggaattgaattcaataacacttagagtagaaatcaaacaagattacatttaagccccaaatctttgttggagacatgtttcatgtgtggcgtcacccaccatggtttcacatgtaaagaatttttaccacttttaatcaacacaaaccgaacctatttagggcatgattcgatttgtgtcaatatggttgatgaatctagcactcaaacacaatcttagggactgtatccaagcactaaattcatatgcacatatatgaaaattatctaaaagtatgagaaagatgattagaacacaacaatagaaatacaaacttcaataatattaaaaacatAGACTCGGCATAGCCTCAAACACATAtgaaatacaatctgaaaattctaaaacaaatacaaaactaatatttccacataaacaacaacttacaatcttcatagacaaagaaatgTAGATTAACATAAATAGACGAAGcaatggagatgagttgcgaaaatcacacgttgtatgaactttagaggtacggctgcaataagtgaaactcggtggagatgatgatggttttggggtggacggcttggctaatttgtgagggaagttttatggtggtgttttggtagagttttggctcttgaatgctaatgagaagtgatattatttaagaggtgaagccatgtatatatagagaaaagaGGGAGGATATGCTTGGTTTGAACTTGCCTCTTTCTTCttattataatgtcatgctttaatcctttaaatcatgtcatgttttattccctaaatcatgtcatgctttattccctaaatcatgtcatattttattccctaaatcatgtcatgttttattcttttaatgatcatcttctagcttttaggttgcatatgcatggctccatctctcttcttttcacttaattaatattcacatttatttattccttcttcttttcttcttcccactGTAAGGACTCCATCTCTTAATTCTCTCAATCTTTTTTtatctcttctatttaatttttgcATGATTTGTTGATGATAGGACTCCATGTGCATAACTTAtccttgttttcctctagtattatctcttaaatccaatctgaaaataagaaaatagaatcataattaagagataattagtttcgaaacctaacaaggattcatagtgcaagaaggactctcaaaatatcgctAATgagaccaaaacgtagaaaaatgaagactcctaatccaactaagTTTCCTAGTCATACAATGATTCCTATTCAAACTATGATTCTAGACCAATtttgcgtttttaactcatgtaagcacaaaaatgcatccaataccgcccaagactcttactacgactcaatgacttaaTAGTATAGCAATAAGggctaaacaaagtacaaatggaggtaaaaacatgttaagaacgtcgcacaaagtgctcctatcacatatgtttgggtgaacccctttgctactaggcgtgctttataccggctcattGACCCATCTAGATTATGATTCACtctaaacacccaacgacatcacACAGCTTTCTtaccatgtggtggagatacaagctcacAAGTattattcttttgtaatgctctcatctcttcctccattgctttcctccattttggatctcccaatacatcatgcactttgttaggtactgatacagtagatatttgactcacaaatgattcatatgacttagacaatcttttggtaaacataaaatttgccgcatgatacttagctttaacctgaagggtaggttcatatttttttgttggctgacccgagtagacctatttggcaagacatattgtctactattaacctcactagtattagccctaatagaatgactaacctcatatgagtgatcttctgtaccagaagagcattggtcaggtgtataAACAATAATACGGGAGACATGatgggcagttgtgttgtcatcttctggtaccTAAATCTCTGGAATGACTACACTGGAATCATTCGGTGGTGcttgtgtagctgacacattggtaatctcaactaAACCTATCACCATATCTACTagctcacttgtctccccctctccatgatacagctcttcaaaatatgaattctctcCCTGAAGAGAAGTATCAAAAGAGataaaatagctcatgtcctcaaagaaaataatatccaTAGTGACTTAGTACttcctggtaggtggatgatagcactgataccctttctgatgtccgacatacccaacaaacacacatttaactgcccgggcatccaacttagacctcagatgttttggaagatggacaaatgcaacacaaccgaaaacacgggcatgaagattatgaaaatagggtaatgagacataagATGCAAGCACTTCATATGAAATTTTtccttgaaggacacgagagggaagacgattaataaggtgggcggaagttatgacagcatcaccccaaaggtacttagacatatgggcactaaaaaggatacaccgagccatattaagtaaatgacgatttttcctttcagaaacgccattatgctcaggtgtgtaaagacacgttgtttgatgaacaattctgtgtgtgttaaagaactcgtGAAAGACACGAtccacatattcccccccccccaattatcagaacgaagaactctaattgtggcattatattgtgtttggacagtggtatagaaagcttgaaaagccgaaaaaacctcatctttagttttaaggagaataatccatgaaagacgtgtatAATCATCAATTAATGACACATAATATTGCATTCCTGACATAatagactctttggagggtccccaaacatcagaattaattaattcaaaaggaataatatttttttgagaagtactaggggaataagtagatcgatgactcttgcccaaaacacatgtctcacaacgtaaaaaagactcatccacactaataaacaaagtaggcatgaattttttcataacactaaaagattgATACCCTGAGCGACaatgtcataaccaaacttcacttagcttgtcagaagtagagattaaagcggtctgagactgtccccctggtttctcccctgcatatgtctgatccagatgaaacaacctgcccctcagataccctagaccaattaactctccggtgagaaaatcctgaaatatcacatacataggaaaataTGTCATAGAACACTTAGCGTtagttagtatcatgacaataagagcaaggagggcggagctgattcccgaagcctggtggtggtccttgctgatgaagtggagctgaaggggtggtgctttagatctagcatgaacagtaaggctggaaacttcaacttgtgtctgatgaagactctcctATTGAGACTCATCCctacggatatatgtgaaagctgtgATTAGGCTAGAGGGTTCGGTCTTTCTAAGCAATTCTcctttcgcactgttatgctttgcatcaagaccttttaggacatggtgaactcgctcaagctccttctcttgttggtaccaaacaatatcctcctgattcttgatcatgcaaggacgtttcacatcaatctcaacccaaatatttttcagtttggtgaaatattgcgtcaccggttgcccatcctgttGAATCGcaaaagctgtgcacattaactcatgaacatgtatgaaatcagagtcattagtatataagccttccAATGTCTTCCATATTTCCTGCGCAATGTCACATGCCTCtaccagatcaactatctcttcattcatagctttccacaagactgacattacaagaccatcatcgtcgtcccacttagtgtatgcaacaatatcatttgcactaggagccttagttaCTCCGGTTGCATTCCTTGAAGATGAGCTTCCataattctcttccatttacCGAAATTGGTCCTATTGAGTTTGGCTCCCCCAAAGGAACTActttcagaattcttgacagatacttcaaacttcTGAACATCAGTGACCTGAgaactttcttcttcttttccagaacccattgtaAAACAATCAACAAATCAGTAGTTGTGcagtggaaaaaaaaactgaaatgaaCCTGCCTcgggtgcacttgcactgtcgGTGAACGTGCACGGTCTCTGGTGCGCTTGCAATGTCGGTGAACATGCACTGCCTCTGGTGCACTTGCACTTCTGGAGAGAGACGCGCATATCTGCGAAGAGGATGACACGACCAGGGAAGAGGGATGCCAAACCAGACGAACGTTGGCGATCTGGAAACGCAGTCGGAAAGACGACGCCAGCGGACTGGGAACTCGgccgagagagaagaagaagctgcAGAGGCTGAGCCGGAACGTCTCCGAGGTAATCGCGTCGCTCAAGAACTCGCTGAATCTCGACTTGGCTAATGAGAGTGAAACGACGTTGTCGAAGATCGAGAGTGACACCAGCTCCGAGCTCGGCGAACCCGTCAATCTCAAATCCAACGGCACAGTGAAGGTGGACGATCCGAATGCGGTGACGAAGTTCCGGATTTTGCCGCCGGCAAGCTTTGATGGGAATAGTTTATGCAAGACCACTGCCGGGCCGTGTGATCCGCAGGTGACTACGCTGCTGCAGGTTGCcaaaaacacaaacccagaaaaaacagAGGATGAAAAACATGGCTCGGATACCGAATAGAATAGACTGAATGCTTCTTGTATATTGGATGATAAATTCTTACACTGAAATGTTCTATATATAAGCTAACTAGAGTACAGTTAACATAAATTTGTATATTCCTACCACAAATCACTCCCTAATTGGCTCTATTACTCATGCTAACACCAACTCTGCAGCTCTTGTTGTTCTTGCTGAACTTCTTCGTGTCACAATATATTCTTCAGTATGAAACCAATGAATCAGTGTGGACAAATTGTCTACGCAACAGTTTATCAATTTCCTATTATTGGCTAAACCAAGACCCGGTAGCTACATCGTTGACCTCGATTTATTTAATTCCTCCTTAAAATAAGTCCTTACATCGATCTATACAAGCATATTAGCATCATATATGGTTCCTAATGGAACATGAATTTCATGTTCTTTTCCTTAACTTGTCCAGATTTTACTTAACAAAAGGGCTGCCTAGTATCGATTAATCAGATGATGTTTACTTaataagtgaaagaatcgTATGAATTTGGGCTCACGATATGAATTAGTTGTTTGTTTTCTCTTATTTCCTATTATTTTCCAAGTTTACATGATCCCCTTGACAGAAATTTAGGTCTCTTAAGTTGCTACATGAACCTATAGCCCGCCAAACTATTGCATGCATTCATTGATTCATATATTCCTATTGAAACATTGAATTGTGTTACAGTAGTTGAGTATGAAGATACCGGATAGAATGAGAAATTACAATGCAGCAAACTGCAAAGAAAAGAGATGAACTTGACCATTTGATCCAACAGAAAGGTTTAACTATTTATTTAGAGCCCTGGCCTTGAGCTAACAACACATACATTTAGCACAATACAAGATTAACAGAGGAAAAGATCGAATTCGGGAAAACATAAGGATCATGAGTTCCATCAGCTTGATGAGGAAACATGACCGATCTAGCTCAAACGAAAACAGTACatatggttgatgatgatgatgatcatcttagCTGGTTAAGCCCACTTTGCCAACAGAGACATGCAACCAGCACCCAAAATTGTTGCCATGTAAGACTTGATCTGAAGCTTAATGCTGCGTTGCAACTTtggacccatgaaatcaacGGAGAGAAGATCAACCAAAGCCATGTAGATGAGGAGCCCAGCTGAACATGCATCCAGCAGTCCTACTGTAGCTAATGCCTTTGGACTGTTTTCTTTGTACGTGTTTGAAATGGCCATTCCCAGTAATATTCCGAATGGGGTTGTTGCTGAGAAGAAGAACACCATTACTGCGTTCTTCATGAATTTATACCGAGCCTGAAACATTAACCGCCCAGCAAATGACGTTACTCTGAGTAACTGGAGGTGAATGAAGATTAATTTGCTTAGGAACTAATAGGTTGGATATATAGTTATGTACCTGTAGAATGCAACCACCAAGGCCCATGCCTTCGAACATCTGATGGAAGCAAAGGGCAGCTACAAGACCTTTGATGGTGCAAGTGTTGTTTGTAGCACCAAGAGAAAGCCCGATAACAACTGAGTGAACAATAATTCCCAGTTCCAACACCTGCCAACATACATATAAGTTTTCAAAATCGGCATATTTTCCCTTCTTTTCAGCAGATCAATGACTAAATATTATGTCATGAAGTGTTGATCGAACTTCTGAGATTGTGGACAATTTTATACAAGTCATGCtaaatatattatatcaaTCTTAAAATTGTATTGTTCGACTTATTATATATAACTTACCATGGCAACAACGCGAAAGCGTGTCAACTGTGACTCGCCTTCTCCTGATCCCTTGACGACTTGATGATtttgtgaatgaaagtgtCCATGTCCCCCGGCCGCCACAGCTAGCTCTTGGTCTCCATCAGTGGCTGTAACACCATCAGTATCGGGGTTAACTCCGGCTTTAGATCTCCTGCTGTATATGCTAGTACCCATGGAGTCGACCATCATAGTCACAATAGCAGACAACATAGCGAAAAATCCAGAGAAGGGGAACTTATGCCAGGGCTTATCAGGCAAACAAATCGATGACAATGTCTCGAAAGAGTCTGGCAAAACGTGCATGAACCCCGTGCCGAGAATAATGCCACCGGCAAAGCACTTGACGACCACGAATATGTTTCCATCGGGATGCAAGGCAGGTACTGAGCGGGTGAGGAGCGGCAAGGACACACCGATCATGCTGGTGACCAAGATTGAGGCAATGGCTATGATTTTCAGGGGCAGAGCTTTTGTCTTGTTGACGCAGACGTTGGCAGTTTCAGACCCGCATTCTTCACTCTCGGATTCCGAATGAGCTTGGGGAATGAGTGCGGAGACGAGGATTATGAGGAAGATTGGGAGGAGTACTTTGGAGAGTGAAGTAGTAGTGGCCATATCTGACTAGCTACTCGATCTCTCTCTTTAGTAATTACCAAGTTAATGGTTCTATATATCTTATGTTGGACTGATGATCGAGTTTGGCATTTCCTGGATCTTGTTTATATAGAGAGAAAGCTTGTGACAGTATGTGCTCAAATTAGTTGGTGATAGTATATAGTGGCATGGTGCATGCGAACAGAATGAAAATATGATTTAAGTTGGTCAGTTTAGTTCATATAATACAGTGGTCAGGGGTACTTTAAGATTTGTACCATAATGATATATAGCATGAAATGAATATGTACGGCATAGTATATCCTTTATACAAAAATACTAAAGTGAATGAAGTGATTGAAGTCAATGAAAAATCGATTCCTGGATATATCAGAAACTTAATTAATAACTAGCAGTGTGCACGTATTTTTGATGCTTAATTACCAAAGTACAAGGTACACATGAGCAGATTAAACACATTTATTCCCCAGATATGGCAGGATGCATGCAAGACACAGCTGATTTGATATACGTATACACAAGTGACACACTCGAGGAACGAAAATTTAAACGAGCGAACAAAAAGTCTACTAAACAACTTAAGTCCGATCCGAAAGCTTAAAGATTTTAACCAAGTCTGTGGTATGACCATTCAATACTCTTAGCTAATcgaaaacaattgaaaacacCCCAGTTGAACGATTGCATGGTTATTGCAAGTACACGGTAATGGTACTGcaatttttctaattaaaactCTTACCTTGTCAAAGACATAATTACATGATTAGATAGCAATAGACTTTGATCATTTATGTAGTATAAATATCAACTGttcataaatattgaatctaTCAGTGTATGTAGTATATATGACCATTTAATTTTCCTATAGATTTCGTTAGCCTTGAAGTTTATTAAACACTCCGGTTGAATGATTCATGGTTGCATGGGTATTGCTACTTTGCTAGTACGGTAGAGGGACTAGTCAATGGATCatcatttcaaatttcaatactACACAAATTTTTTTGATACCGGTGGCATTAAGTTAATCTATATTACAATGAGAACAAAATAagtatttattaaaaaaaacaatctagttttttttatcaaagatTAATTCATTCAACTTAGGAAGAATTACAATGAGTTCAGCATCTTAATCTATTAGAGATGAGATTAGTCCACCAGATCTCGGAAAACATGTCCAGAAAGCAATAAAACAAACAGTAGATCTAGACTctaaaacagaaacaaaacaGACATGACAACAACAATAAGACTACACTAGTATCAGCAAGTTGAATCCGAGCATGGTCGATTATGAAGGGGAATGCGAAACCCAGAACTATTTTCTGTCAGAACCTCTAACAACTCAAACCGATAAAGCTAGACCAGTCAAGGAGACCCAAAACAGATACAAGCAACAACAAACGAGAGACAAGGGCCCAAGGCCCAAGATGACAACCACCACTCCGACCAAGCTGTAGTCACAGAGAGACAGGCAATGGCACTACTCAGCCACCAaggcaggcgggcacccaccACAGCTGAATGGCGCAAGTGCAAGAAAGAAGGAAGACAAACTGAAACCTCCGGTGGTGAAACCGGACGCGCAGAAAAGGAGGCCCATGTCGATACCCATGCTCCAAGAAGACCCGAGAACACTGGAAAGCAACAGAGCAAGAAAGGGTGATGAACCCCAAGAGAGGACATCGCCCACGAAGGGAAGGAGTCGGCCGCTGTCGAGTTGAGTCGGCCGCTGTCGAGTTGAGTCGTCTGAACAAGAGCCGATCGCCGATTTTATTCagcaaaccaaaagaaaaacacacacaGCCCTGCAAATCGATGAAAACTCAAAGGAATAGGATCACACCCCAAGTGAAGTGGGCAGTATAACCACCAAGGCTCAACCCAGATCTGGGAAATCTAGAGTAAGGATATGGAAGCCGTTGACAAACACCCGAACACCGAGAACTCGGACGGCGAACTCGAGATCTAAGAGGGCGTGAGGAAAACTATTGTGTGAAACCgaaacaaaaaggaaaacaatcTCTCTCAAACCGAGACGCAACGGCGGAGCTAACTGCACTCGGCCAGGAGAGAAGAGGTGAGTGAGTTTGGTCTTGGGCTGTTGGCGGTGGAGGTAGAGAGAAAACCCTGCTGTACAAAAACAGTCTAGTTGTCTTGTTACTTTTACGATCAGGTAGGTCGATTATATGAGCACAAATATGGTAAGAGTTTAGAGCTTATTCGGCTCATGTTTATTGTTAGTACGTAGTTACAGACTCTTACGTAACTACGAATGTTTGTAGGAATGTGTGTCATGGATGTTTTTAGTGAATGCAGACTACATATAACTACGAATGTTTGTATGAATGTCTGTCATGGATGTTTTTATAAATGctgactacatatatataactacGAATGTTTGTATGAATGTGTGTCGTGGAATAGTTATTATACCCTGTCATTCTAATGCAATATAGTCTTCTCGATTATTAATAGATTAAAGATATTCTTCTATTTTTCTGAAAAGAACATAATCATTTTTTTCCATCCCCTCCGCAATCGTCATGCACCATGGCACATTGGTACTACCACAAAATCTCAGACAAAGTGAATTctatttcaaagaaaaaaaaatcaactctaTGTTGGTGATGTTTAGGTTCTGACAAGCGGCAAATAAGAGGTTCACCATCCATATAAATAGGCATCCCATCTGTTCGTACATTCCCTTCCGTACAGTAAACCAATTTGTTCGTACAGCCCCCAATTGATTTCTCAAGTTCTCATTCGACTCCTCTCATTCTATTTCTATATCTTCAGCTTCTATACCTATTTTTATCTATTTGAGTTCTGAGTAAGATACTAACGCCTAGTTTGGTA encodes:
- the LOC126788123 gene encoding fe(2+) transport protein 1-like, translating into MATTTSLSKVLLPIFLIILVSALIPQAHSESESEECGSETANVCVNKTKALPLKIIAIASILVTSMIGVSLPLLTRSVPALHPDGNIFVVVKCFAGGIILGTGFMHVLPDSFETLSSICLPDKPWHKFPFSGFFAMLSAIVTMMVDSMGTSIYSRRSKAGVNPDTDGVTATDGDQELAVAAGGHGHFHSQNHQVVKGSGEGESQLTRFRVVAMVLELGIIVHSVVIGLSLGATNNTCTIKGLVAALCFHQMFEGMGLGGCILQARYKFMKNAVMVFFFSATTPFGILLGMAISNTYKENSPKALATVGLLDACSAGLLIYMALVDLLSVDFMGPKLQRSIKLQIKSYMATILGAGCMSLLAKWA